The Dokdonia donghaensis DSW-1 DNA window ATTCTTTACTGGTAGTGTACCCGTAGGAAAAATAGTTTATAAAGCAGCCGCAGCATATCTTACACCAGTTACCCTAGAGCTAGGTGGTAAAAGTCCTTGTGTGGTAGATGAGACAGCTCTTATACAACAAACAGCCAGACGCATTGTATGGGGTAAATTTGTAAATGCAGGACAGACCTGTATTGCTCCAGATTATATACTTGTGCACTCCTCTGTTAAAGATGCATTACTCAAAGCTATAGCTATAGAAATTACTAAGGCTTATGGAGCTGACCCAAAGATTTCACAAGATTTTGCTCGCATAATCAATGAGAAAAATTTTGATAGACTCTCTGAGATGCTTGAGAATGCAACTATTTATAAAGGTGGACAAACTGATAAGAATGACCTCTATATTGCTCCTACCGTACTTACTGATGTATCTGTAGCAGATAAGGTAATGCAGGATGAAATCTTTGGCCCTATATTACCTGTGCTTACTTATGATAAAAATGAGGAAATTGCATCGGTTATCAACGCTATGGAAAAACCGCTGAGTGCGTATGTTTTTTCGCGAAAGCGTTCTTTTAAGAATTGGTTTAATAGCACTTTTTCTTATGGAGGTGGTGCTATGAATGATACACTTATTCATTTTATAAATGACAAGCTCGCCTTTGGTGGTGTGGGACACTCTGGTATAGGTAGCTATCACGGCGAGAAGAGTTTTTACACATTTAGTCACGCAAAGTCTGTGGTAAAAAGAGGCACCTGGCTCGATGTGCCAGTAAGATATGCTCCATATAAGGGTAAATTGAGCCTTCTTAAAAAATTTATGAACTGGCTGTAAAGCTATAAAAATGGGGCATTTACCCCTAGCGAAATGCTCCCCTTCCTGCTATCTTTACGTATGTTTAACTTCCCCCTTATAATCACAGTATTATGGGTAGACCGTCAAAAACAGAACGTTTAAAAAGTGCTAGACCTCTTATTATGCAATCAACACTGACCTTTTGCAAATTAAATTTACAAAAGCTTTATGCACGTAGTAGAAGATTACAACTCACGCACTGGAACGAAGATCAGGATTATGCAGATTATATTAATAATCTTTGGGCCACAATGCTCAAGCATAAAGCGCTGAAGGAGGAAGCTTTAAAACTAGAAGAAATGCTAGGTACAGGTGATGCTGTACAAATACTAAGCGATATCGTTATGGAACATCGTCAATCAAGTAACGGACAATAAAACAGTATCGCCTTGTTGTAGCTGTGCAAGAGTATCAATGCTAGGTTGTGCAATCTGAAGAATACGAGGATACCCTCCTGTAGTCTGGCAATCACGCATTAATACTATTAATTTACCCGAGAGAGTGAGCTGCACCGTTCCTGGAATTACAGGGCTCGTCATTATGCCCTCTAGTTTATTATATACTGGCTCTTGGAGCTGGATGGCCATTCTGTTCCAGAGTTTTGAAACGGTAAATAGCTGTTGTAAGAGTTGCTGCTGTTTGTAATCCAGTAATGTATACTCCGGCCCCTTATACGCTTTAATGGTGTGAACCCTACCCGCACTGGCATATGCATATTTATATTTTATATGCGCACCTTTTGAAATATCATACGTACTAATACCCAACGAGAATGTATCCCCATTTCTAATATGATTATTAGGAGTTATGGGTGTATACCAACTCTTACTGTTAAGAGTGATTGCAGATTCTATACCACCGCCAAAGGCTATATAGCACCTAGTTCCCTGGCTTATTTTTGAGGTAATAAGAGTTTGTGATGCACGTGCGAGAGTTGGTACACCTATTTTTACAGGCTGCCCATCGAGCGTAGCTTTAACGTGAGCACCTGTAATTACAAAATATGTGTCTTGATAATACTTTATAGTAGGCCCTACTAGCGTGCATTCTAGCATCGCTGCATCTTTAGTATTGTTAAGAAGTGCATTTGCCTGAAAAAAAGAGTGCCTATCCATAGCTCCACTTTCTGGCACCCCCATAGCAGCATAGCCAGTACGACCACCATCTTGCACAGTCGTAAAGAAACCTTTATTAATTATCTCTACTCTAGCGTTCATAAACTTTATACTCTTCTAGTGTAATTGCATAAAACTTTATGGAGTCTCCAGCTTTAAAAAGTGATTGCGGGTTTTTATTGATATCAAATAATTGAACCGGCGTACTTCCTATTACGTGCCACCCTCCTGGACTTCGTTGAGGGTAAATACCCGTTTGTGCACCACCTATAGCCACACTACCCGGTTGTATAAATTGTGATGGTGTAGCCTTTCTTTCTAAATGAAGTTTACTATCAAGCCCATCTAAATATGGGAATCCTGGTAAAAAGCCTATAAAATATACTGAATATACTGGTGATGTATGTAAGGCTACAACTTGGTCTACTTTAAGATTTACTTGTGATGCATATTCTTCAAGATCTGGAGCTACTTGACTATTGTAACACACCGGCACTTTATGTAATACTCCATTAATACCTATACTCTCTATAGATGACTCTAATATTTCTTCTACACTAGCTCTAACGGTGTCATATCGACCTTCTAAAGGTAGAAGAAACTTTACCAATATCTCATTATAGGTAAACACAACCTCAACCGCTGGTAAGGATTGTAGTTGTTCTTTTTTACATACAAGCCATTGTAATAAATCTTGTGAAGGTTTTTCTGCTACTTGTATTAACATAGCATACTCGCCTAGTCTTGATATGGTAAAGTTATACATCACTTATACGATTTGTATCCCTTCTGAGTGTAGTTGCGAGCGAAGTGCACGCACTATGTCTATGGCATTTTCTGTATCGCCGTGTACACATATTGTATCAACTTTAAAGGGT harbors:
- the pxpB gene encoding 5-oxoprolinase subunit PxpB, whose translation is MYNFTISRLGEYAMLIQVAEKPSQDLLQWLVCKKEQLQSLPAVEVVFTYNEILVKFLLPLEGRYDTVRASVEEILESSIESIGINGVLHKVPVCYNSQVAPDLEEYASQVNLKVDQVVALHTSPVYSVYFIGFLPGFPYLDGLDSKLHLERKATPSQFIQPGSVAIGGAQTGIYPQRSPGGWHVIGSTPVQLFDINKNPQSLFKAGDSIKFYAITLEEYKVYER
- a CDS encoding aldehyde dehydrogenase, which gives rise to MKIPSILENQRAFFATGQTKDIAYRKAALVRFRESIKNHEQDIIDALTADFKKPAFETVATEISVVIKEINLAIKEIWKWQMPKKVKASLLNFPSSAAVHYEPYGTALIIAPWNYPFQLAVGPMIGAIAAGNTVVLKPSELTPNTANLLEIIITEVFDLAYVHIVQGDKEVAQELLKQRWDYIFFTGSVPVGKIVYKAAAAYLTPVTLELGGKSPCVVDETALIQQTARRIVWGKFVNAGQTCIAPDYILVHSSVKDALLKAIAIEITKAYGADPKISQDFARIINEKNFDRLSEMLENATIYKGGQTDKNDLYIAPTVLTDVSVADKVMQDEIFGPILPVLTYDKNEEIASVINAMEKPLSAYVFSRKRSFKNWFNSTFSYGGGAMNDTLIHFINDKLAFGGVGHSGIGSYHGEKSFYTFSHAKSVVKRGTWLDVPVRYAPYKGKLSLLKKFMNWL
- a CDS encoding biotin-dependent carboxyltransferase family protein, whose product is MNARVEIINKGFFTTVQDGGRTGYAAMGVPESGAMDRHSFFQANALLNNTKDAAMLECTLVGPTIKYYQDTYFVITGAHVKATLDGQPVKIGVPTLARASQTLITSKISQGTRCYIAFGGGIESAITLNSKSWYTPITPNNHIRNGDTFSLGISTYDISKGAHIKYKYAYASAGRVHTIKAYKGPEYTLLDYKQQQLLQQLFTVSKLWNRMAIQLQEPVYNKLEGIMTSPVIPGTVQLTLSGKLIVLMRDCQTTGGYPRILQIAQPSIDTLAQLQQGDTVLLSVT